One part of the Acidimicrobiales bacterium genome encodes these proteins:
- a CDS encoding NADH-quinone oxidoreductase subunit H — protein MSATWAATLPIHLAFWQRTLIGLVVVLVVAPALALGLQVATATLRIRARRGSGSTAGPGGVLQPLADLGRAVQSEDVLPSGASAVLAETALALAIAAPFAALAVIPAGPDQVMAPAGAGVPLGVAALVVCGLASWWADGRGVASRAEGAVTFSHAAIAAALLCFAAAAAAVSAGAASLAGVVSGQIHHAVFGWDTLGVPGLILHPFAFFVWLAALAALFRVGPFRMAGAGVPYAIGGLRAWAWSLARWLGVLAGCALGATLFLGGWAVPGHPTLTTASVLGPLVLACKTLLLAGVLVTVDVGWPSLGLAARWGLLVGWLLPLALIDLGATVFAKLVW, from the coding sequence GTGAGCGCGACCTGGGCGGCGACGCTGCCCATCCACTTGGCCTTCTGGCAACGAACGCTGATCGGGCTGGTGGTCGTGTTGGTGGTCGCACCGGCGCTCGCGCTCGGTCTGCAAGTTGCCACGGCGACCCTGCGGATCCGGGCGCGCCGAGGATCGGGCTCGACCGCGGGACCCGGCGGGGTGCTGCAACCTCTCGCCGACCTCGGCCGCGCGGTGCAGTCTGAGGACGTCTTGCCGTCCGGCGCCAGTGCGGTGCTGGCCGAGACGGCTCTGGCGCTCGCCATCGCCGCTCCCTTCGCGGCGCTGGCGGTGATACCGGCCGGTCCGGATCAGGTCATGGCGCCTGCAGGTGCGGGCGTGCCGCTCGGGGTTGCCGCGCTGGTGGTGTGCGGTCTCGCGTCGTGGTGGGCCGACGGGCGTGGTGTGGCGTCCCGCGCCGAGGGTGCGGTGACGTTCTCCCATGCCGCGATCGCTGCCGCGTTGTTGTGCTTCGCGGCAGCAGCCGCAGCGGTGAGCGCCGGCGCCGCGTCGCTGGCCGGGGTCGTGTCTGGTCAGATCCACCACGCGGTGTTCGGTTGGGACACCCTCGGTGTCCCCGGCTTGATCCTTCACCCGTTCGCCTTCTTCGTGTGGCTCGCTGCGCTCGCCGCACTCTTCCGCGTCGGGCCGTTCCGGATGGCGGGCGCTGGGGTGCCGTACGCGATCGGCGGGCTCCGGGCGTGGGCATGGTCGCTCGCCCGTTGGCTGGGGGTGCTGGCGGGGTGCGCGCTCGGGGCGACGTTGTTCCTCGGCGGTTGGGCGGTCCCGGGCCATCCCACCCTCACCACTGCGTCAGTGCTGGGCCCGCTGGTGCTGGCGTGCAAGACGCTGCTGCTGGCGGGGGTGCTGGTGACCGTCGACGTCGGCTGGCCGTCGTTGGGGCTGGCCGCGCGCTGGGGGCTGCTGGTCGGATGGCTGCTGCCGTTGGCGCTGATCGACCTCGGCGCCACCGTCTTCGCGAAGTTGGTGTGGTGA
- a CDS encoding 4Fe-4S binding protein: protein MGVGGWRGLGRSWWATLRAASRPPVTVAWPAEREEPVSTARGSIAIDSRKCDDSQACVRACPTGCLQATAAGLRLDRAACISCGLCVEACPTGAVSWSAVDELAATTPDGLVVDVERADPPGAPTADPA, encoded by the coding sequence ATGGGCGTCGGTGGCTGGCGTGGCCTCGGTCGCTCGTGGTGGGCGACGTTGCGAGCTGCGAGCCGCCCGCCGGTGACGGTTGCCTGGCCGGCGGAGCGCGAGGAGCCCGTGTCGACCGCCCGCGGTTCCATCGCCATCGACAGCCGCAAGTGCGACGACAGCCAGGCCTGCGTCCGTGCCTGTCCGACCGGCTGCCTGCAGGCGACCGCCGCGGGCCTCCGCCTCGACCGCGCCGCGTGCATCTCGTGCGGGCTGTGCGTCGAGGCGTGTCCCACCGGGGCGGTCAGTTGGTCGGCGGTCGACGAGCTGGCCGCCACGACGCCCGACGGCTTGGTCGTCGACGTCGAACGGGCGGACCCGCCTGGTGCGCCCACTGCCGATCCGGCCTGA
- the acs gene encoding acetate--CoA ligase encodes MPEQPQPAIEALMLEDREFAPPAGVRADALVSDRHLHDEARADPEGFWAAQASELLDWDRPWDSVLDWKLPYAKWFVGGQLNAAHNCLDRHVDAGLGGRVAYHWEGEPGDQRTITYAELRDEVAKFANVLKGLGVAKGDRVAIYLPMIPELPVAMLACARIGAPHSVVFGGFSADALADRINDAECKVLVTADGGWRRGSPVPLKPAADVALAQTSSIEHVVVVQRTSASGDDTPTAMTDGRDHWYHDLMADASAECPCEPMDSEDLLYLLYTSGTTGKPKGIMHTTGGYLAQCAFTHKYVFDLHPERDVYWCAADIGWVTGHSYIVYGPLANAATSVIYEGSPDTPGKDRNWDIVERYGVTILYTAPTAIRAFMRWGTQEPEQHDLSSLRILGSVGEPINPEAWIWYHTHIGGERCPIVDTWWQTETGAIMISPLPGVTTTKPGSATFPLPGISAAVVDDAGTPVGSGGGYLTLDQPWPSMLRGIWGDPKRYEETYWGRFPGRYFAGDGAKLDGDGYFWVIGRVDDVMNVSGHRISTTEVESALVDDQRVAEAAVVGAKDDLTGQAIVAFVTLRGGQDGTPDVGEELREHVADKIGKIARPKTVIFTDDLPKTRSGKIMRRLLRDVADGRDLGDTTTLADPAVVEEIRTRASAGGAGDE; translated from the coding sequence ATGCCCGAGCAACCGCAACCTGCGATCGAGGCACTGATGCTCGAAGATCGTGAGTTCGCACCGCCCGCCGGCGTGCGTGCCGATGCACTGGTGTCCGACCGCCATCTGCACGACGAAGCCCGCGCGGATCCCGAGGGGTTCTGGGCGGCCCAGGCGAGCGAGCTGCTCGACTGGGACCGTCCGTGGGACTCGGTGCTCGACTGGAAGCTGCCCTACGCGAAGTGGTTCGTGGGCGGGCAGCTCAACGCCGCGCACAACTGCCTCGACCGCCACGTCGACGCGGGTCTGGGTGGCCGGGTCGCGTACCACTGGGAAGGCGAGCCCGGTGACCAACGCACGATCACGTACGCCGAGCTGCGCGACGAGGTCGCCAAGTTCGCGAACGTCCTCAAAGGTCTCGGTGTCGCCAAGGGCGACCGGGTCGCGATCTACCTGCCGATGATCCCGGAGTTGCCGGTCGCGATGCTGGCCTGTGCTCGCATCGGCGCACCTCACTCGGTCGTGTTCGGAGGATTTTCTGCCGACGCGCTGGCCGATCGCATCAACGATGCCGAGTGCAAGGTGCTGGTCACCGCCGATGGCGGTTGGCGGCGCGGCAGCCCGGTGCCGCTGAAGCCCGCCGCCGACGTCGCGCTCGCGCAGACCTCGAGCATCGAACATGTCGTGGTGGTGCAGCGCACGTCGGCGTCGGGTGACGACACGCCCACCGCCATGACCGACGGCCGCGACCACTGGTACCACGACCTCATGGCCGACGCCTCGGCCGAGTGCCCTTGTGAGCCAATGGACAGCGAAGACCTGCTGTACCTCCTGTACACGTCCGGCACCACGGGCAAGCCGAAAGGCATCATGCACACCACCGGCGGCTACCTCGCCCAGTGCGCGTTCACCCACAAGTACGTCTTCGACCTCCACCCCGAGCGCGACGTGTACTGGTGCGCCGCCGACATCGGCTGGGTCACCGGCCACAGCTACATCGTGTACGGCCCTTTGGCCAACGCCGCCACGTCGGTGATCTACGAAGGCTCGCCCGACACCCCCGGCAAGGACCGCAACTGGGACATCGTCGAGCGTTACGGCGTCACGATCTTGTACACCGCGCCGACGGCCATCCGCGCGTTCATGCGGTGGGGCACGCAGGAGCCCGAGCAGCACGACTTGTCGAGCTTGCGGATCCTGGGGTCGGTCGGTGAGCCCATCAACCCTGAGGCGTGGATCTGGTACCACACGCACATCGGCGGGGAGCGCTGCCCGATCGTCGACACCTGGTGGCAGACCGAAACGGGCGCCATCATGATCTCGCCGTTGCCCGGCGTCACGACGACCAAGCCCGGTTCGGCCACGTTCCCGCTGCCAGGCATCAGCGCCGCGGTCGTCGACGACGCCGGCACCCCCGTCGGGTCCGGCGGGGGCTACCTCACGCTCGACCAGCCGTGGCCGTCGATGTTGCGCGGCATCTGGGGTGACCCGAAGCGCTACGAGGAGACGTACTGGGGCCGCTTCCCCGGTCGCTACTTCGCAGGCGACGGCGCCAAGCTCGACGGCGACGGCTACTTCTGGGTCATCGGGCGAGTCGACGACGTCATGAACGTGTCGGGCCACCGCATCTCCACCACCGAGGTCGAGTCCGCGCTGGTCGACGACCAGCGGGTTGCCGAAGCCGCCGTGGTCGGCGCCAAGGACGACCTGACCGGCCAGGCGATCGTCGCGTTCGTCACCTTGCGCGGCGGCCAGGACGGCACCCCCGACGTGGGCGAAGAGCTTCGCGAGCACGTCGCCGACAAGATCGGCAAGATCGCCCGTCCCAAGACCGTCATCTTCACCGATGACCTTCCCAAGACCCGTAGCGGCAAGATCATGCGCCGCTTGTTGCGCGACGTGGCCGACGGCCGCGACCTCGGTGACACGACCACGCTGGCCGACCCCGCGGTGGTCGAGGAG